The nucleotide window ACTTGATGGCAAGGAGGCCGACAGCTGGGTGGTTTTTGGTCAGGTCGTTGGTGTTCATATAGACGACAACATCATTGTTGACGGGCGGGTTGATGTGACGCGTTACAAGCCGCTTTCGCGGCTCGGCTATATGGACTACGCGGTCATAGAACAGGTTTTTGAGATGGGCCGTCCCAAGTCCTGACATTTGCGTCTGTTGCTGGGAAATGGCGTCGGCTGCTCCGGCGCCTTTTTCATTTCCGGTTGCCGACTCATACAAATGGGAGCTATCAGACATTTGGTTGAGTCGAAGACTTGTCGTCGATATCCAAAGAAAACCCGTGGTTTTTGCTGAATTTCCACATTTCCGGACGCCAAATTCAGCAGAACTGCTCAACTTTTTCAGAAAATGCCGAAGTCGGAAGTCACACAGACACTTGACTGTGACTTGTTAAGGTTTTGTTAACCTTTTCGGCGCGAAAGTTAACAAAGTAATAAATCAGTTCCGTCGAGGAGACAGGGTCATGCATATTGCTGACACTACCTCGGTCGCGTCTCGGATCGAGCTTGCGTTTCAGTCTGCGAGTACTTCAACAGGTACGTCATTCGACTATCTGGTAAAGACGGCTGCGAGAGAGTCGTCCTTCAATCCGTCTGCGAAGGCCAAGACTTCGAGCGCGACAGGTCTGTTTCAGTTCATTGAATCCACCTGGCTGGAAACAATGAAGGAAGCCGGCCCCAAGCACGGGTTGGAAAACTATTCTGAACATATCAAGCGCTCGAAAAGCGGGAAGTACTACGTTAGCGATGCCAACATGCGCCGTGAAATCCTGGATCTGAGGAAGGATCCGGAAATCTCGTCGATGATGGCCGGAGCATTGACGCAGAAGAATTCTGAGTATCTGGAGCGAAAAATCGGCCGGGCACCTACGGACGGTGAACTCTACATGGCGCACTTCCTGGGTGCGCATGGTGCGAGCAAGCTCATTGATGCAACCAACGCCAATCCGAACACGCGTGCGGATTCGGTCTTTTCTGCTCAGGCCAGAGCCAACAAGCCGATCTTCTACAATCGAAACGGTACGGCACGGTCGATGCAGGAAGTGTACGAGGTCATCGTGTCGAAGCATGATGCCGTAACGATGATTGCAGAGGTGAGTGGGAAGAAAAACCTGAGGACATCCGGGGCATTGACGCAGGTGGCGACCCTGCCAAATGCGAAGCCTGTCCAAAATCCTTCTCCCTTCGACCCGCAGCAAATTGATCAGTTGGCCGGAGACCCGGCAGCAGCCTTCGCAATGCGTGGAAAACCACAATTGACACCTCAGCTCGCTGCGAGTGATCAGGGCATACCATCACTCCCCGAGAACAATCCGGTGGAGCTTGCAAAGGCGAAGTTGTCGATACCAGAAAGCCTGACAGGTGAAACGAGCCAGTCCTCACCAAGTGCTGTTTTCTTGCAGGAACAGGTCGTTGCGGCAGCAGGCACGAGGCAGGCACCACAGGATCCAAAAGAGGCCTCTCTAAACCCGTCAAACGGAGAAGCGGCCAATACACGGGTCTTATCGGCCTTCCAGGCTGCCGAGACCTTGAACCCATTTGAAGCCTTGTTCCGAAACGATGAAGCTTCCAAACAAGCCGGGGTCAATCCAAGATTTGCGTCCGCATTTGCGGCTGTTGAGGAAGCAGCGCGGTTTAGCGCGTTGTCAGGCACATCGAATCAGGTTGCGGCCCAGGAGCTGGCCTTGGCCGACCAGGGCGGGCCACTCGATTTGACCCGTTTTCTGAGGCTTAAGGCCGAAGAAGAACAAAAAGACCTTCTGCCACCGGCGTGAACGCGCCGGTTATTGTCAAAATTATGGTGAACCGATCGTTAAGCCTTTGA belongs to Roseibium porphyridii and includes:
- a CDS encoding transglycosylase SLT domain-containing protein — protein: MHIADTTSVASRIELAFQSASTSTGTSFDYLVKTAARESSFNPSAKAKTSSATGLFQFIESTWLETMKEAGPKHGLENYSEHIKRSKSGKYYVSDANMRREILDLRKDPEISSMMAGALTQKNSEYLERKIGRAPTDGELYMAHFLGAHGASKLIDATNANPNTRADSVFSAQARANKPIFYNRNGTARSMQEVYEVIVSKHDAVTMIAEVSGKKNLRTSGALTQVATLPNAKPVQNPSPFDPQQIDQLAGDPAAAFAMRGKPQLTPQLAASDQGIPSLPENNPVELAKAKLSIPESLTGETSQSSPSAVFLQEQVVAAAGTRQAPQDPKEASLNPSNGEAANTRVLSAFQAAETLNPFEALFRNDEASKQAGVNPRFASAFAAVEEAARFSALSGTSNQVAAQELALADQGGPLDLTRFLRLKAEEEQKDLLPPA